The Streptomyces sp. NBC_01298 genome contains the following window.
CTTGGCGGCGCGGACGTACTCCTCGGAGAGCCAGACGGAGACGGGCTTGACGCCACCGGGGAAGTAGGCGCCGGCCGGGGAGGCGATGACGATGAAGAGGAACTCGTTGGCCGGGCGGACGCCGAGGCCGACCTCGGTGGCGAACATGAAGGGCCGCAGGTAGAGCGAGGCCTCGCCGGAGTCCGGCACCCAGGCGCGGTCCTGCTTGATCAGCGCGTCACAGGCGTCGATGAACAGCTCGGTCGGCAGCTCCGGCATTGCCATCCGGCGGGCGGAGGCCTGGAAGCGCTCGGCGTTCGCCTGCGGGCGGAAGGTGGCGACGGTGCCGTCGGGCTGCTTGTAGGCCTTCAGCCCCTCGAAGATCGTCTGCGCGTAGTGCAGGGTCATGTTCGCCGGGTCCATCGACAGCGGCGCGTACGGGACCAGCTCGGCGTCGTGCCAGCCGCGGCCCTCGGTCCACTTGATCGTCACCATGTGGTCGGTGAAGTGGCGGCCGAAGCCGGGGCTCACCAGGATCGCGTCGCGCTCCGCGGCGGACAGGGGGGTCGAGGAGGGCTTCAGCTCGATCGTGGGCGTCGTCGTCATGAGTGCTTGTCCTTCACCGGTTTTGTAGGGCGGACCGCGCTCACGGCGTACTAGGACGTCCGAGCTTCCCCGTATTCCGCGGCCTCGCGTTCGATTATCGCGCGCGAGGGGGCTTCGGTGAAACGGGGTGAATGCGGCCCAGAGGAGATGGTGGCACCCGGGGCCGCACAGGAGAAGCCGCCGGGTGCGGTGGTCGCGACCCGGCGGCTTCCTGGAGGTGGGGCTACCGGGTCAGCCGGCTACTCGCGCGGCGAGGGCGTCGCCGATGGCGTCGGTGGAGCGGAAGGTGCCGTCGCGCTCGGCGAGGTCGGCGGAGACCGCGTCCTCGATGCGGGCGGCCTGGGCCTCGTAGCCGAGGTGGCGCAGCAGGAGGGCGACCGACAGGATCGTCGCGGTCGGGTCGGCCTTGCCGGTGCCGGCGATGTCCGGGGCCGAGCCGTGGACGGGCTCGAACATGGACGGGAAGGCGCCGGTCGGGTTGATGTTGCCCGAGGCGGCCAGGCCGATTCCGCCGGTCACGGCGGCGGCCAGGTCGGTGAGGATGTCACCGAAGAGGTTGTCCGTGACGATGACGTCGAAGCGCTCCGGCTGGGTGACGAAGAAGATCGTCGCGGCGTCGACGTGCAGGTAGTCGGTGGTGACCTCGGGGTACTCCTGGCCGACCTTGTCGAAGATGTTCTTCCACAGGTGACCGGCGTAGACGAGGACGTTGTTCTTGTGGACCAGCGTCAGCTTCTTGCGCGGGCGGCCGTTGGCACGCTCGTACGCGTCACGGACCACGCGCTCGACGCCGTAGGCCGTGTTGATGCTGACCTCGGTGGCCACCTCGGCCGGGGTGCCGGTGCGCAGGCTGCCGCCGTTGCCGGTGTACGGGCCTTCGGTGCCCTCGCGGACCACGACGAAGTCGATCTCCGGACGGCCGGCGAGCGGGGTGGCCGTGTTGGGGAAGAGCTTCGACGGGCGCAGGTTGATGAAGTGGTCGAAGGCGAAGCGGAGCTTCAGCAGCAGACCGCGCTCCAGGACGCCCGACGGGACCGAGGGGTCGCCGATGGCGCCCAGCAGGATCGCGTCGTGGTGCTTGAGGGCTTCGAGCTCCGCGTCCGGGAGGGTTTCACCGGTGCGGTGCCAGCGCTGGGCACCGAGGTCGTATTCCTTGGTCTCCAGCTTCACATCCTGGGGCAGGACCGCGGTAAGGACCTTGAGGCCCTGAGCCACGACTTCCTGGCCGATGCCATCACCGGGGATCACTGCGAGATTGATGCTGGTCGACATGGTGGAACCGTACTCCTTGTCCCATCCCTCAGACATATTGCGTCCATCATGTGGACGCAATATGTCCCGGGCCGGGAGGGTTCAGCGGCAGGTCAGTGGCCGGTCGAGCCGCCGTTGTCACGGCGGTCGAGGGCGCGCTGCAGGGCGGCGGCGGCGTTCTTGCGGTCCGCGTCGGCGGAGGCGGAACGGCGGACGCGGTGGGCGGTGGTGGAGGGGGTGTGCGTCATGGTGATCGACTCCTTGAGATCACGGCGTGGCGGGGCCACGGATGAGGGGTTCCTTCAAGGCGCCGGAAGAGGCGGGGAGCGGTGCGCGACAGGGGTTGCCTGTCATCGGGCGCGCGCTCTCGACCGCCATTCGCCGGATCGGCGAGACGTTCGGCTTCTACAACGTAAGCCAGCTCCCGCTGTATGTCTCCGCAATTACTCGGACTTCCTACTATCTGAGACGCCGAACGACCCGGAAGGCTTCTATCCCGGCTCCGGTTTCAGCCTCCCTGGGCCCGAAGTTCCCTGATCAGAGCCCGTACGGCGAGAGTGGCAGCGGATTCCGGTGTGGTGACGTACCCCACCCGCCTCACCGGCCCCTCCGGACCCAAACCGGTGACCTCCACGGCTCCGGTCGCCTCCCGGAGGGACAGCTCGGGCATGATCGCCATCCCGAGCCCCCGGCCGACCATGGTCAGCACCATCGCGTCGTCCTCCGCCTTGACGGTCGCCCGCGGGATCCAGTCCTGCGCCAGCCACCAGGCGCGCGTGTGGGAGCCGCAGTTCTCGTCCCAGTCCATCAGGGGCAGCGCCTTCGGGTCGGGGTGTCCCGCCGGATGCACCAGGGCGTACGCCTCCTCCACGAGCACCCCGCTCAGCAGGCCGGGCGGCAGACCCTGCGCGACGCCCAGCGTCGCGATGCCGAGGTCCGCGCGGCCCGCGGCCACCTCCCCGGCCGCACCGGCGCCGAGCTCGCGCACCACCCGGACCTCGGGGCGGATGCCGGGGTGCCGGGCGGTGAGCCGCTCCAGGGCGGGGGGCAGCAGGTGCAGGGCCGCGCTGCGGAAGGCGGCGATCCGCAGGACGCCGTCCAGGACCGCCGGACCGGCGCCGCCGCCCGCGCCGCGCGCCTCCGCGGTCATGACCTCGAAGAGCCGCAGGATCCGGCGGGCGTGCCCGACGGCCCGCTCCCCCGCCGGGGTGGGCGAGGCCCCGGTCCGGCCGCGGACGAAGAGCACCGCGCCGAGCTTGGCCTCGCTGCCGCGCACCGAGTGCGAGACGGCCGACTGGGTGAGGCCCAGCGAGACGGCCGCGGCCGAGAAGCCGCCCCGCTCGGCGACGGCCACCAGCACCCGCAGTTCCTGCGGGAGGAGCTCGGACACAGGGCTCTCACCTCGTTCTATGAGCGGCATTCATGGGTGTGCGGCTTCCATGAGCCCAACCCCCTGCCCGGGCCGGCGATTCCCTCCTAGCGTCCTCGCCATGACCACGAACGCCACGCACGCCATGAACGCCACGAGCACCACGAACACCGCTTACGCCGTCCACCAGATCGCCCGGCCGGACGGCTTCCCCGCGGCCTCCGACTTCGCCTACGTCCGGACCCCCGTCCCCGAGCCGCGCCCCGGCACCGCCCTCGTGGAGAACCTCCTGCTCTCCGTGGACCCCTACCACCGCGGACTGATGGACGGCGGCGAGGGGGGCTTCGAGCTCGGCACCCCGCTGGAAGGCCGCTCGGTGGGCCGGGTCGTCGCCTCCCGCGACCCCGGGCTCGCGGAGGGCGACCTGGTCTTCCACCGCGAGGGCTGGCGCACCCACGCCCTGGTCACCCTGGGCGCCGGCGGCACCCGCAAGCTGCGCGGCCACGAGGGCGTCCCGCTGGAGGCGTACCTCTCCATCCTCGGCGGCACCGGCCTGACCGCGTACGCCGCCCTGACCCGCACCGCGGCCCTGCGCGAGGGCGAGGACCTCTTCGTCTCGGCCGCGGCGGGCGGGGTCGGCACGGCCACCGGCCGCATCGCACGGCTGCTCGGCGCCCGCCGGATCATCGGCAGCGCGGGTTCGGCGGCGAAGGTCCGCCACCTCACCGGGGTCCTCGGCTTCGACGCGGCCTTCGACTACCACGACGGGCCGGTCGGGGAGCAGCTCGCGCAGGCGGCCGCCGCCGGCGGGGGCGGCATCGACGTCTACGTGGACAACGTCGGCGGGGACCACCTGGAGGGGGCCATAGACGTGCTGCGCGAGTACGGGCGGATCGCCTGGGTCGGCGGGATCTCGATGTACAACGGCGACCGCTCCCCCGCCGCGCCCCGCAACCTCTTCGAGGTCGTACACAAGTCGCTGCGCCTGGAAGGGGTATTGGTTCGCAATCACACCAATCTGCAGGACGAGCTGGAGGACTTCCTCGTGCCGCACCTGCGCAGCGGCCGGATCGGCACCGACACCACCGTTGTACAGGGGTTTGAGCACACGGTGGAGGCCTTCCGGGGCATGCTCCGGGGCGAGAATCTCGGAAAGATGCTCGTGCGCGTCGAGGCCTGAATCCAGCCACCCGGATGTTCACCGACTTCTTACCGCACGGATGTAGACCTTTGGCGCGACTGCCGTCACGCTTGCCGTCAATGTGCCAGCGGGGCACTTGAGTTGGAGGCGAGCAGCCAGTGACACCTATCAGCCGCAGAGGATTCGTGGGAATCGGCGCCGGGCTGATGGCAGGGGCGACCCTGCCCGCGATCGCGCCGACCTCGGCGGCCGCGGCCACCGCGTCGGGCACGATCACCGACGTGAAGCACGTGGTGATCCTGATGCAGGAGAACCGCAGCTTCGACCACTACTTCGGCAAGCTGAAGGGTGTCCGCGGTTTCGGTGACCGCGCGGCCGGCAACATCCCGGGCGGCTGGGGCATGTTCAACCAGCCCAACTGGGGCGGCCGCCAGTACCCGTGGAAGCTCAGCTCCACCCCGCCGGCGGGCGGCGTCGACGGCGAGACCCTCGCCCAGTGCAACGGCGACCTCCCGCACAGCTGGACCTCGCAGCACGCGGCCTGGAACAAGGGCCGCATGGACAACTTCGTCACCGGCGTCGGCAACACCCGCACCCTCGGGTACCTCGACCGCGGCGACATACCGTTCCACTACGGCATCGCCGACGCCTACACCATCTGCGACGCCTACTTCTGCTCCACCCTGAGCGCGACCGGCCCCAACCGCACCTTCCTGTGGAGCGGCAAGATCGACGCGGGCAGCAAGGACGGCGGCGACGAGTCCGGGCTGACCTGGGAGACGTACGCGGAGGCCCTCCAGCGCGCCGGGATGAGCTGGAAGGTCTACCAGAACGCCCAGGACAACTACGGGGACAACGGGCTGGCCTACTTCAAGAAGTTCACGGACGCCAAGCCCGGCAACCCCCTGTGGGACCGCGGCATGGGCTCCGTCCCCAAGGTCACCGGATCCACCCCCGACGACATCGCCGCCGCCATCCGCGCGGACGTGGTCGCCGGGACCCTCCCCCAGGTGTCCTGGGTCGTGGCGAACGAGGCCTTCTCCGAGCACCCGTACGCCCCACCCGGCGACGGCGCGCACTTCGTGGACCTGGTCTACCGCGCGCTCTCGGCGAACCCGGAGGTCTTCGACTCCACCGTCCTCTTCCTCAACTACGACGAGAACGACGGCTTCTTCGACCACGTCCCGCCGCCGATCGCCCCGCCCGGCACCGCGGGCGAATACCTCGACGGCGTCCCGATCGGACTCGGCTTCCGCGTCCCGATGATCGTGATGTCCCCGTGGACCCGCGGCGGCTGGGTGAGCTCCGAGGTCTTCGACCACACCTCCGTGCTGCGGTTCATGGAGAAGTGGACGGCCGCGCTCGGCACCCCCGCGAACTGTCCGAACATCAGCGCGTGGCGCCGCAAGGTCACCGGCGACCTGACGGGCGTCTTCGACTTCGCGCACCCGGTCTACGGGGTTCCCACGGGCCTGCCGTCCACGGCCAAGGTCATCGGGCAGGCGACCTGCGGCCCGCTCTCCAACCCGGTGCCGCAGGACAACGCGCAGCCGGCGCAGGAGGCCGGGACCCGGCCCGCGCGCGCCGTTCCGTACCAGGTCAACGGGAACCTCGACCGGTTCGAATTCGGCTCGGGCGGCAAGATCCTGGCCTGGTTCTCGATGACGAACGCGGGCGCCGAGGCGAAGCAGGCGGCGCACTTCTCGATCCACCCGCACCAGTACCGGGACACGGCCGCCTGGCAGTACACGGTGGACGCCGGCGCCACGTCCTCGGACTACTTCAACATCGGCACGGGCAGCGGCTCCGGCAAGTACGACATCTCGATGTACGGGCCGAACCGCTTCCTGCGGCGGTTCATCGGCGACGCGTCGAAGGCGGGGAAGTCCATCGAGGTCGCGTCCCGCTTCGCGGTGGAGCCGGGCACCGGCAAGACGGCGCTGTACCTCAAACTGACCAACTCCTCCGCCTCCCCGGTGACCTTCACGATCCGCGCGAACGCCTACCGCACGGACGGCCCGTGGACGTACACGGTGCCGGCGAACTCCTCGCGCGAGGACTACTTCAACGCCGTCGCCTACCACAACGGCTGGTACGACTTCACGGTCCTCGCCGACTCCGACGGCACCTGGTCGCGCCGCTACACGGGCCACATCGAGACGGGCGCGCCGAGCGTCAGCGGCAGCTAGCTAGAGCACGTCCCCGTCGCGCCAGTCGAACCACAGCGGCCCGGTGGTGGGATCGAGCAGCACCCCACCGCCGGGCGGCGTCCACACGTACGTCGCCCCCTCCTCCTCGGGCAGCCGCTCGGGCCCGCCGGGCCCGAGCACCCCGATCTCCCCGCCCCACACCCGCCAGCCGCGGCCCGCGTACAGCCGAGCCCCGTCGGCGGAGGCGCTGAGCGCCCCGAGCGCGTAAGCCCGCTCGACGACCCCCTCGACCGCCTCCATCACCAGAGCGCCGAGCCCGCGCCGCCGCCGGTCGGCCCGCACGGCCACGGCCTCGACGTAGCCGGTGCGCAGCGCCCGGCCCCGGTGCAGCACCCGCCGCTGCACGACGCTCCCGTGCGCGACGAGCTCACCGCCCTCGTGCACCAGGACGTGCAGCCCGCCGAGCGCGTGCTCGAAGTCCTCGCCCCCGAACTCCCCCTCGAAGGCGGCATCGAGCAGCTCCCGAACCCGCCGCAGCTCCCCCTCGGACAGCTGCGAGGTGTGCCGCAGCGATACCTCGTTCACGCCTGCCCCTCCAGCCATCCGGTGTACCAGGTGCGGAAGTCAGGACTCTCCGGCGTGCGGCTGCCGAAGTCCTGGTCCAGGAACCAGACCTCGCCGGTCAGCGGTCCGTTGACGACGAGCCGGGAGTACATGCCGCAGCCGTGGTCGGCGAGCACCAGTGTGCCCCGCGTCAGGCCTTCGTCCGGGTCGTACCTCAGTCCCTCGTCGAACGGCCGGGGCTCCCGCATGGGACAGGGGGCGGCCAGCCGGCCCGGCCTCCGGTCGTCCGCCCACTCCCCCTCGGCGGCCCCGTCCGCGTCGGCGGACGGGCGCGGGGTCACGAGCGGCATCAGTCCGTACGCGGGACCGGCGGGACCGTCACCCACGCGGGCGACGAACGAGCGGTACTCCGGGGGCAGCCGGCATCCGTGCTCCTCCTCGAAGGCACGGATCTCGGCCTCGGGAAGCGGCGGAGCCAGCTCGTACCGGTGACTGCGGGCGCCGTGGCGCAGGGCCCCCGGGTCCTGCGCCGCCATCTGCCGCAGCCTCGTCCGTACGGCTCGCGCGTCCCAGTCGCCCATGGCACGACCGTAGCAAGCGCCGTCCCCCCACCGCCTGTATCCGCTATGCGGACATGAAATATCGCCCACCGGCCGAATTGGGCCGACGCGACTCTGGCGGTCTGGACCATTGGCTCGGCAGACTCGCCCCATGTCTCCCGATACCCAGCAGTGGACCCCGATCCACGGCCAGCCGTACCGTTCCGCCCCCTACCGCCCCGAGCGGATGCCGGCGCCGGAATCGCTCGCGCGCGCCGCCGAGTTGCGGACGCGGATGGACGAGCGCAGGACCGTACGCCACTTCTCCGCCGACCCGGTGCCCGAGCAGGTGGTCCGGGACGCCATCGCGTGCGCCGCGACCGCGCCCTCCGGGGCGCACCAGCAGCCGTGGACCTTCGTCCTCGTCAAGGACCCGGCCGTACGGGAGCAGATCCGCGCGGCCGCCGAGCAGGAGGAGCAGCTCTCCTACGACGGCCGGCTCGGCGACGAGTGGCTCGCCGCCCTGCGCCCCATCGGCACGGACGCCGTGAAGACCCACCTCACCGACGCCCCGGCCCTGATCGTGGTCTTCCAGCA
Protein-coding sequences here:
- a CDS encoding branched-chain amino acid aminotransferase, with the protein product MTTTPTIELKPSSTPLSAAERDAILVSPGFGRHFTDHMVTIKWTEGRGWHDAELVPYAPLSMDPANMTLHYAQTIFEGLKAYKQPDGTVATFRPQANAERFQASARRMAMPELPTELFIDACDALIKQDRAWVPDSGEASLYLRPFMFATEVGLGVRPANEFLFIVIASPAGAYFPGGVKPVSVWLSEEYVRAAKGGTGAAKTGGNYAASLVAQAQAAEHGCDQVVWLDAVEHRWIEEMGGMNLYFVYGQKDGAQRIVTPELTGSLLPGITRDSLLTIARDLGYTAEEGRITTEDWKRDNENGTLTEVFACGTAAVITPVGSVKSERANWTQGTGEPGEVTMKLRKALLDLQTGHNADTHGWMHPLG
- a CDS encoding 3-isopropylmalate dehydrogenase; translated protein: MSTSINLAVIPGDGIGQEVVAQGLKVLTAVLPQDVKLETKEYDLGAQRWHRTGETLPDAELEALKHHDAILLGAIGDPSVPSGVLERGLLLKLRFAFDHFINLRPSKLFPNTATPLAGRPEIDFVVVREGTEGPYTGNGGSLRTGTPAEVATEVSINTAYGVERVVRDAYERANGRPRKKLTLVHKNNVLVYAGHLWKNIFDKVGQEYPEVTTDYLHVDAATIFFVTQPERFDVIVTDNLFGDILTDLAAAVTGGIGLAASGNINPTGAFPSMFEPVHGSAPDIAGTGKADPTATILSVALLLRHLGYEAQAARIEDAVSADLAERDGTFRSTDAIGDALAARVAG
- a CDS encoding LysR family transcriptional regulator, whose translation is MSELLPQELRVLVAVAERGGFSAAAVSLGLTQSAVSHSVRGSEAKLGAVLFVRGRTGASPTPAGERAVGHARRILRLFEVMTAEARGAGGGAGPAVLDGVLRIAAFRSAALHLLPPALERLTARHPGIRPEVRVVRELGAGAAGEVAAGRADLGIATLGVAQGLPPGLLSGVLVEEAYALVHPAGHPDPKALPLMDWDENCGSHTRAWWLAQDWIPRATVKAEDDAMVLTMVGRGLGMAIMPELSLREATGAVEVTGLGPEGPVRRVGYVTTPESAATLAVRALIRELRAQGG
- a CDS encoding NADP-dependent oxidoreductase, which produces MTTNATHAMNATSTTNTAYAVHQIARPDGFPAASDFAYVRTPVPEPRPGTALVENLLLSVDPYHRGLMDGGEGGFELGTPLEGRSVGRVVASRDPGLAEGDLVFHREGWRTHALVTLGAGGTRKLRGHEGVPLEAYLSILGGTGLTAYAALTRTAALREGEDLFVSAAAGGVGTATGRIARLLGARRIIGSAGSAAKVRHLTGVLGFDAAFDYHDGPVGEQLAQAAAAGGGGIDVYVDNVGGDHLEGAIDVLREYGRIAWVGGISMYNGDRSPAAPRNLFEVVHKSLRLEGVLVRNHTNLQDELEDFLVPHLRSGRIGTDTTVVQGFEHTVEAFRGMLRGENLGKMLVRVEA
- a CDS encoding phosphocholine-specific phospholipase C, coding for MTPISRRGFVGIGAGLMAGATLPAIAPTSAAAATASGTITDVKHVVILMQENRSFDHYFGKLKGVRGFGDRAAGNIPGGWGMFNQPNWGGRQYPWKLSSTPPAGGVDGETLAQCNGDLPHSWTSQHAAWNKGRMDNFVTGVGNTRTLGYLDRGDIPFHYGIADAYTICDAYFCSTLSATGPNRTFLWSGKIDAGSKDGGDESGLTWETYAEALQRAGMSWKVYQNAQDNYGDNGLAYFKKFTDAKPGNPLWDRGMGSVPKVTGSTPDDIAAAIRADVVAGTLPQVSWVVANEAFSEHPYAPPGDGAHFVDLVYRALSANPEVFDSTVLFLNYDENDGFFDHVPPPIAPPGTAGEYLDGVPIGLGFRVPMIVMSPWTRGGWVSSEVFDHTSVLRFMEKWTAALGTPANCPNISAWRRKVTGDLTGVFDFAHPVYGVPTGLPSTAKVIGQATCGPLSNPVPQDNAQPAQEAGTRPARAVPYQVNGNLDRFEFGSGGKILAWFSMTNAGAEAKQAAHFSIHPHQYRDTAAWQYTVDAGATSSDYFNIGTGSGSGKYDISMYGPNRFLRRFIGDASKAGKSIEVASRFAVEPGTGKTALYLKLTNSSASPVTFTIRANAYRTDGPWTYTVPANSSREDYFNAVAYHNGWYDFTVLADSDGTWSRRYTGHIETGAPSVSGS
- a CDS encoding GNAT family N-acetyltransferase; its protein translation is MNEVSLRHTSQLSEGELRRVRELLDAAFEGEFGGEDFEHALGGLHVLVHEGGELVAHGSVVQRRVLHRGRALRTGYVEAVAVRADRRRRGLGALVMEAVEGVVERAYALGALSASADGARLYAGRGWRVWGGEIGVLGPGGPERLPEEEGATYVWTPPGGGVLLDPTTGPLWFDWRDGDVL
- a CDS encoding SMI1/KNR4 family protein, translated to MGDWDARAVRTRLRQMAAQDPGALRHGARSHRYELAPPLPEAEIRAFEEEHGCRLPPEYRSFVARVGDGPAGPAYGLMPLVTPRPSADADGAAEGEWADDRRPGRLAAPCPMREPRPFDEGLRYDPDEGLTRGTLVLADHGCGMYSRLVVNGPLTGEVWFLDQDFGSRTPESPDFRTWYTGWLEGQA
- a CDS encoding nitroreductase family protein produces the protein MSPDTQQWTPIHGQPYRSAPYRPERMPAPESLARAAELRTRMDERRTVRHFSADPVPEQVVRDAIACAATAPSGAHQQPWTFVLVKDPAVREQIRAAAEQEEQLSYDGRLGDEWLAALRPIGTDAVKTHLTDAPALIVVFQQRYWLGEDGTKHKHYYVDESVGIAVGMLLSALHLSGLAALIHTPSPMRFLSHVLNRPENEKAFAVIPVGYPSDDCEVPDLIRKSLDQVIVEV